One genomic segment of Salarias fasciatus chromosome 8, fSalaFa1.1, whole genome shotgun sequence includes these proteins:
- the patl2 gene encoding protein PAT1 homolog 2, translated as MGCEFLQAMAEEDEEINVHNEETFGMDIDAQDTTGDMVCSLQQFSEAPPPPPPPPPDLKPVSSRKAASPLRQKPPYPPRVPPGQRGRGRGQKGRLARDVFDPCVMRAVEGRPSLKSLDSSIVDCGFAMHKDAFKENMMPPPYRQSRKPSGSILQDSAIVCVIGHRGRGQPTNSTFLDFPCPPSSFGGRRGEARGSYPTAVYGQRGGCHMQAPLIPGTPVFPRQQPTPRQFVSLDRADFMFSMSALFLSAPQPLTPKMMQPRFGSNSPRPSSFYSPSSNPVRPFSRYPGPVTQLHPQHERLLSQKRCMFQRKSQGVDPYSNLMTAKEKEWIIRLQMIQLQSENPYLEDYYYQEYYRRIEAKMSEEELGIRGKREPPKLTTPYITKMDAYTPVVHIEGSLGQVAVSTCYSPRRAIVAVHAVQTQGPTEEQKDTRQQWLEVLSKIEKLFIILLEVEEMERLRTRVLPEAEELRLRKKSEMKVDHIYSQLQHHKPPNSGGEFLPFLAVSKGKKLIARLLPFLKQDSAMQILCVVTCNLPTLMSRDADEALPVLYPPLRSVIATLTFSQLIAVLKDLMSSESLSTYECLTLTCQNRFGLSLLYALLSHGEKLLSSGAPLEPSIGDFEIWTDTVFQVAGQLSQCSLAEPLLLPSNLLTLFCRYLDKRTVHQLKNNLESAPGHLALPS; from the exons ATGGGCTGCGAGTTCCTGCAAGCCATggccgaggaggacgaggagataAACGTCCACAACGAGGAGACGTTTGGGATGG ATATCGATGCACAGGACACCACAGGCGACAtggtctgcagcctgcagcagttttcagaagcacctccgcctcctcctcctccaccgccggaCCTCAAACCTGTATCGTCCCGCAAAGCCGCCTCGCCTCTCAGACAGAAGCCACCGTATCCGCCCCGCGTGCCCCCCGGGCAGCGTGGGAGAGGGCGGGGGCAGAAGGGGAGGCTGGCCAGAGACGTGTTCGACCCCTGTGTGATGAGGGCGGTGGAGGGGCGCCCCAGCCTTAAG AGTCTGGACAGCTCTATTGTGGACTGTGGGTTTGCCATGCACAAGGACGCCTTCAAGGAAAAT ATGATGCCCCCGCCTTACAGACAGTCCAGAAAACCCTCAGGGTCCATCCTTCAG GACAGTGCCATCGTGTGTGTGATCGGTCACAGAGGAAGAGGTCAGCCCACAAACTCCACCTTCCTGGATTTTCCGTGTCCTCCGTCTTCGTTTGGGGGCAGGAGAGGAGAAGCCAGAGGGTCCTACCCCACAGCCGTGTATGGCCAAAGAGGGGGCTGTCAC ATGCAGGCACCATTGATACCAGGAACACCGGTCTTTCCACGTCAGCAGCCGACCCCACGGCAGT TCGTTTCATTGGACCGTGCTGACTTCATGTTTTCCATGAGCGCTCTTTTCCTCTCCGCTCCTCAGCCGCTCACTCCCAAGATGATGCAACCTCGCTTTGGCTCCAACTCGCCGAGGCCGTCCAGCTTTTACAGCCCCTCCTCTAATCCGGTGCGGCCGTTCAG CAGGTACCCCGGCCCTGTCACACAGCTCCATCCCCAGCATGAACGGCTGCTCAGTCAGAAACGATGCATGTTTCAAAG GAAATCACAGGGTGTGGATCCATACTCGAATCTCATGACGGCAAAAGAGAAGGAGTGGATCATCCGACTGCAGATGATTCAGCTTCAAAGTGAAAATCCGTACCTTGAGGACTACTATTACCAG GAGTACTATCGCCGGATAGAAGCCAAGAtgtcggaggaggagctgggcaTCAGGGGCAAGAGGGAGCCGCCGAAGCTCACCACGCCGTACATCACCAAGATGGACGCCTACACACCAG TGGTGCACATTGAAGGCTCCCTCGGTCAGGTTGCCGTCTCCACATGCTACTCTCCTCGCCGTGCCATCGTCGCAGTCCATGCCGTCCAAACTCAAGGTCCCACTGAG GAGCAGAAAGACACCAGACAGCAGTGGTTAGAGGTGCTCAGCAAAATAGAGAAG CTGTTCATTATCCTGTTGGAGGTGGAAGAGATGGAGAGGCTGAGAACCAGAGTCTTGCCTGAAGCCGAAGAGTTAAGACTGAGGAAGAAGTCTGAAATGAAAGTGGATCACATTTACTCACAGCTTCAGCACCACAAGCCCCC AAATTCGGGAGGGGAGTTTCTTCCTTTCTTGGCTGTTTCAAAAGGCAAAAAGTTGATTGCCCGTCTGCTGCCGTTCCTCAAACAAGACTCTGCCATGCAAATCTTGTGCGTTGTGACCTGTAACCTACCTACACTAATGAGCAGAGATGCAGATGAG GCGCTTCCTGTCCTCTACCCGCCTCTCCGAAGTGTGATCGCTACTCTGACGTTCAGTCAGCTGATCGCGGTCCTGAAAGACCTGATGTCGTCCGAGTCTCTGTCCACGTACGAGTGTCTCACACTGACCTGCCAGAACAGG TTTGGACTGTCCCTGCTGTACGCACTCCTGTCGCACGGAGAGAAGCTGCTGTCATCAGGCGCTCCTCTGGAGCCCAGCATCGGGGACTTTGAGATCTG GACCGACACAGTATTTCAGGTGGCAGGCCAGCTGTCGCAGTGCTCGCTGGCGGAGCCGCTGCTCCTGCCCTCAAACCTGCTCACCCTCTTCTGCCGTTACCTGGACAAGCGGACCGTGCATCAGCTGAAGAACAACCTGGA gtcTGCGCCTGGACATCTGG
- the LOC115393818 gene encoding transforming growth factor beta-1-induced transcript 1 protein isoform X2, whose protein sequence is MEDLDALLADLENTSSPLPRCPVLLTSDPPQNADPAGQDSSQARPPPPAYTPQQTVSAAMKSSQNSNPDKLYSTVCKPRSPRTADAPPAFSSSSLLGGGLSELDHLLQELNATQFNITDEILAQFPSSKKDERDKIKDKATTPSSSSAKPSATSATLELDKLMASLSDFRVQSTPAVPVTPVVTTPTPPPPTPPPPQQQQQPQPAAPPQASSGGSLDSMLGLLQSDLSRQGIQTSSKGNCSACQKPVVGQVVTALGKVWHPEHFVCTECESELGSRNFFEKDGRPYCESDYFTLFSPHCAHCNKPILNKMVTALDKNWHPECFCCVKCSRSFGEEGFHDREGQQYCQQCFLTLFASRCQGCSQPILENYISALNSLWHPQCFVCRECYSPFVNGSFFEHEGKPLCEVHYHQSRGSVCQACQQPILGRCVTAMGAKFHPHHLVCHFCLKPLSKGCFKEQENKPYCHPCFIKLFG, encoded by the exons ATGGAGGATCTGG ATGCTCTCCTGGCCGACCTGGAGAACACCAGTTCTCCTCTACCTCGATGTCCGGTCCTGCTGACCTCAGATCCTCCACAGAACGCCGACCCTGCCGGCCAGGACTCCTCCCAGGCCCGGCCGCCGCCCCCCGCCTACACGCCGCAGCAG ACAGTTTCTGCTGCGATGAAGTCCTCGCAGAACTCCAACCCCGACAAGCTGTACAG CACGGTGTGTAAACCACGCTCTCCCCGCACGGCAGACGCTCCCCCGGCCTTCTCCTCGTCCTCGCTGCTGGGCGGAGGTCTGAGCGAACTGGACCATCTACTGCAGGAGCTCAACGCCACCCAGTTCAACAtcacag ATGAGATCCTGGCCCAGTTTCCTTCTTCGAAGAAAGACGAGAGGGACAAGATTAAAGATAAGGCCACGACCCCGTCCTCCAG CTCAGCAAAGCCTTCAGCCACGTCAGCCACACTGGAACTGGACAAACTGATGGCCTCTCTGTCTGATTTCAGAGTCCAAAGCACA CCAGCTGTGCCCGTCACTCCAGTGGTCACCACGCCAACGCCGCCACCgccaacgccgccgccgccgcagcagcagcagcagccgcagccggcTGCACCGCCGCAGGCCTCGTCTGGCGGCTCGCTGGACAGCATGTTGGGGCTCCTCCAGTCCGACCTGAGCCGCCAAGGAATTCAAACCTCCTCCAAGGGAAACTGCTCGGCCTGCCAGAAGCCCGTGGTGGGACAG GTGGTGACGGCTCTGGGGAAGGTGTGGCACCCGGAGCATTTCGTCTGCACCGAGTGCGAGTCGGAGCTGGGCAGCCGGAACTTCTTTGAAAAAGACGGACGGCCGTACTGCGAGTCCGACTACTTCACCCTCTTCTCCCCGCACTGCGCACACTGCAACAAGCCCATACTGAAT AAAATGGTCACTGCTTTGGACAAGAACTGGCACCCGGAGTGCTTCTGCTGTGTCAAGTGCAGCCGCTCCTTCGGAGAGGAAG gtttcCACGACCGGGAGGGCCAGCAGTACTGCCAGCAGTGCTTCCTGACTCTGTTTGCGTCCCGCTGCCAAGGCTGCAGCCAGCCCATCCTGGAAAACTACATCTCTGCCCTCAACTCGCTCTGGCACCCGCAGTGCTTCGTGTGTAGG GAGTGCTACAGCCCCTTCGTCAACGGCAGCTTCTTCGAGCACGAGGGCAAGCCGCTGTGCGAGGTGCACTACCACCAGTCCCGGGGCAGCGTGTGCCAGGCCTGCCAGCAGCCCATCCTGGGCCGCTGCGTCACCGCCATGGGCGCCAAGTTCCACCCGCACCACCTGGTGTGCCACTTCTGCCTGAAGCCGCTGAGCAAGGGCTGCTTCAAGGAGCAGGAGAACAAGCCGTACTGCCACCCCTGCTTCATCAAACTCTTCGGCTGA
- the pkmyt1 gene encoding membrane-associated tyrosine- and threonine-specific cdc2-inhibitory kinase encodes MSVAVEAPMPSMPLPLPAHFSHAEQSFSLKKRRPHFSSSSSSCSSPPRPSNSLPPLPPSKGCPSVSRLFPQPQSPWTPLSASLTKSPPPNSVYNPNKQQSYFSQCFTNLGLLGRGSFGEVYKVQSTKDGHQYAVKRSAQRFRGNLERNRSVREARNHERLCPHPHILDFVAAWEESDRLFIQTELCSTSLLLHAENQPPGPDEPSAWAYLCDLLAALQHLHSHGFVHLDLKPANVLITRSGRLKLGDFGLLYEVKQTGAGANEKEDAQEGDPRYMAPELLRGEYGPAADVFSLGVSILELACNIEVPNGGEGWQQLRQGCLPLEFTSGLSAELQTVLRMMLAPEPSTRATVSELLALPSVRKRRWKRRLYLMVVETVLTLASLCQSVVSFGSRLLSPFHFSFPWWNKPAPCTPPKDSWDRDLNVSLSVIQTDSESPECDGVFHSTHTTRSPMFSHRVRSRLSMGNSSTPVHGSPLSGHRSPARSPSHSDVSSWSSLKLARTPSSIHSNGSCCTLTPGGSPLLTQLQTGPSPARTLQRGRRRRLQTDEAEPRPGFEPKNLLSLFEETSSEGQS; translated from the exons atgtctgtcgctgtggaAGCTCCGATGCCCAGCatgcctctccctctcccagcCCACTTCTCTCACGCAGAGCAGTCTTTCTCCCTCAAAAAGCGCCGTCCccacttttcctcctcctcctcgtcctgctcctctccgcctcgacCCTCCAACTCTCTGCCTCCGCTGCCACCCTCCAAAGGATGTCCCTCTGTGAGCAGGTTGTTCCCCCAGCCTCAGTCCCCCTGGACGCCGCTGTCTGCTTCACTGACTAAATCACCTCCTCCAAATTCTGTATACAATCCCAACAAACAGCAGTCCTACTTCAGTCAGTGTTTTACTAATCTGGGACTGCTGGGAAGAGGATCTTTTGGAGAGGTGTACAAG GTGCAAAGCACCAAAGATGGGCATCAGTATGCAGTCAAGCGCTCCGCTCAGCGCTTCAGGGGAAACCTTGAgagaaaccggagcgtgagggAGGCCAGGAACCACGAGCGCCTCTGTCCTCACCCTCACATCCTCGACTTTGTGGCCGCCTGGGAGGAAAGTGACCGGCTGTTCATTCAAACCGAGCTCTGCAGCACCAGCCTGCTGCTCCACGCCGAGAACCAGCCTCCCGGTCCAG ATGAGCCATCAGCCTGGGCCTACCTGTGCGACCTCCTCGCCGCGCTGCAGCACCTCCACTCTCACGGCTTTGTGCATCTGGACCTGAAACCGGCCAACGTCCTCATCACTCGGTCCGGCCGCCTGAAGCTGGGGGACTTCGGGCTGCTCTATGAGGTGAAGCAGACGGGCGCCGGGGCAAACGAGAAGGAGGACGCCCAGGAGGGAGATCCCAGATACAtggctccagagctgctccGCGGGGAGTACGGACCTGCCGCAGATGTTTTTAG TTTGGGAGTCTCTATTTTGGAGCTTGCCTGTAATATCGAGGTTCCAAATGGTGGCGAGGGATGGCAGCAGCTTAGACAAGGCTGTCTGCCTTTAGAATTCACCAGCG GCCtgtcagctgagctgcagacggTCTTACGGATGATGCTGGCCCCAGAACCATCAACCAGAGCGACAGTCTCTGAGCTCCTCGCTCTCCCCTCTGTGAGGAAGCGGAGGTGGAAACGGCGCCTTTACCTCATGGTCGTTGAGACTGTGCTGACCCTGGCCTCCCTCTGCCAG TCGGTGGTGAGCTTTGGGAGTCGACTCCTGTCTCCATTTCATTTCTCCTTCCCGTGGTGGAACAAGCCGGCTCCCTGCACTCCTCCTAAAGACAGCTGGGACAGAGACCTGAACGTGTCCCTCAGTGTCATCCAGACGGACTCGGAAAGCCCGGAGTGTGACGGAGTGtttcacagcacacacaccacgcGTTCCCCCATGTTCTCCCACAG AGTCAGATCCAGGCTGTCGATGGGAAACTCCTCCACTCCGGTCCACGGTTCTCCGCTGAGCGGCCACCGGAGCCCGGCCCGCTCGCCCTCTCACTCCGACGTGTCCAGCTGGTCCTCCCTGAAGCTGGCCCGGACTCCGTCCAGCATCCACTCCAACGGCTCGTGCTGCACCCTGACGCCGGGCGGCAGCCCCCTGCTCACCCAGCTCCAGACGGGCCCCTCGCCCGCCAGGACGCTGCAGCGGGGCCGCCGCAGGCGACTCCAAACGGACGAGGCCGAACCGCGACCCGGCTTCGAACCAAAAAACCTCCTCAGTCTGTTTGAGGAAACGTCTTCAGAAGGACAATCCTAA
- the LOC115393818 gene encoding transforming growth factor beta-1-induced transcript 1 protein isoform X1, translating into MEDLGVSEPPNYPLSPRIVVFDALLADLENTSSPLPRCPVLLTSDPPQNADPAGQDSSQARPPPPAYTPQQTVSAAMKSSQNSNPDKLYSTVCKPRSPRTADAPPAFSSSSLLGGGLSELDHLLQELNATQFNITDEILAQFPSSKKDERDKIKDKATTPSSSSAKPSATSATLELDKLMASLSDFRVQSTPAVPVTPVVTTPTPPPPTPPPPQQQQQPQPAAPPQASSGGSLDSMLGLLQSDLSRQGIQTSSKGNCSACQKPVVGQVVTALGKVWHPEHFVCTECESELGSRNFFEKDGRPYCESDYFTLFSPHCAHCNKPILNKMVTALDKNWHPECFCCVKCSRSFGEEGFHDREGQQYCQQCFLTLFASRCQGCSQPILENYISALNSLWHPQCFVCRECYSPFVNGSFFEHEGKPLCEVHYHQSRGSVCQACQQPILGRCVTAMGAKFHPHHLVCHFCLKPLSKGCFKEQENKPYCHPCFIKLFG; encoded by the exons ATGGAGGATCTGG GAGTGTCTGAGCCACCTAACTACCCTCTCAGTCCTCGTATTGTTGTGTTTG ATGCTCTCCTGGCCGACCTGGAGAACACCAGTTCTCCTCTACCTCGATGTCCGGTCCTGCTGACCTCAGATCCTCCACAGAACGCCGACCCTGCCGGCCAGGACTCCTCCCAGGCCCGGCCGCCGCCCCCCGCCTACACGCCGCAGCAG ACAGTTTCTGCTGCGATGAAGTCCTCGCAGAACTCCAACCCCGACAAGCTGTACAG CACGGTGTGTAAACCACGCTCTCCCCGCACGGCAGACGCTCCCCCGGCCTTCTCCTCGTCCTCGCTGCTGGGCGGAGGTCTGAGCGAACTGGACCATCTACTGCAGGAGCTCAACGCCACCCAGTTCAACAtcacag ATGAGATCCTGGCCCAGTTTCCTTCTTCGAAGAAAGACGAGAGGGACAAGATTAAAGATAAGGCCACGACCCCGTCCTCCAG CTCAGCAAAGCCTTCAGCCACGTCAGCCACACTGGAACTGGACAAACTGATGGCCTCTCTGTCTGATTTCAGAGTCCAAAGCACA CCAGCTGTGCCCGTCACTCCAGTGGTCACCACGCCAACGCCGCCACCgccaacgccgccgccgccgcagcagcagcagcagccgcagccggcTGCACCGCCGCAGGCCTCGTCTGGCGGCTCGCTGGACAGCATGTTGGGGCTCCTCCAGTCCGACCTGAGCCGCCAAGGAATTCAAACCTCCTCCAAGGGAAACTGCTCGGCCTGCCAGAAGCCCGTGGTGGGACAG GTGGTGACGGCTCTGGGGAAGGTGTGGCACCCGGAGCATTTCGTCTGCACCGAGTGCGAGTCGGAGCTGGGCAGCCGGAACTTCTTTGAAAAAGACGGACGGCCGTACTGCGAGTCCGACTACTTCACCCTCTTCTCCCCGCACTGCGCACACTGCAACAAGCCCATACTGAAT AAAATGGTCACTGCTTTGGACAAGAACTGGCACCCGGAGTGCTTCTGCTGTGTCAAGTGCAGCCGCTCCTTCGGAGAGGAAG gtttcCACGACCGGGAGGGCCAGCAGTACTGCCAGCAGTGCTTCCTGACTCTGTTTGCGTCCCGCTGCCAAGGCTGCAGCCAGCCCATCCTGGAAAACTACATCTCTGCCCTCAACTCGCTCTGGCACCCGCAGTGCTTCGTGTGTAGG GAGTGCTACAGCCCCTTCGTCAACGGCAGCTTCTTCGAGCACGAGGGCAAGCCGCTGTGCGAGGTGCACTACCACCAGTCCCGGGGCAGCGTGTGCCAGGCCTGCCAGCAGCCCATCCTGGGCCGCTGCGTCACCGCCATGGGCGCCAAGTTCCACCCGCACCACCTGGTGTGCCACTTCTGCCTGAAGCCGCTGAGCAAGGGCTGCTTCAAGGAGCAGGAGAACAAGCCGTACTGCCACCCCTGCTTCATCAAACTCTTCGGCTGA
- the LOC115393436 gene encoding elongin-B-like: MDVFLMIRRHKTTIFTDAKESTTVYDLKRIVEGILKRPPEDQRLYKDDQLLEDNKTLGDCGFTNQTARPQAPATVGLAFRVNDEMFEQLHIEAFSSPPELPDVMKPQDSGSTANEQAVQ; this comes from the exons ATG GACGTTTTCTTAATGATTCGGCGTCACAAGACCACAATCTTCACAGACGCCAAGGAGTCCACCACTGTGTATGACCTGAAGCGTATTGTTGAAGGAATACTTAAAAGACCACCTGAAGACCAGCGGCTCTACAAA GATGATCAGCTGCTAGAGGATAACAAAACTCTTGGCGACTGTGGATTTACCAACCAGACTGCCAGACCTCAAGCTCCAGCTACAGTTGGTCTGGCTTTCCGTGTGAACG ATGAGATGTTCGAGCAGCTGCACATCGAGGCCTTCTCCAGCCCCCCAGAACTCCCCGATGTGATGAAgccccaggactctggtagcaCTGCCAATGAGCAGGCGGTGCAGTGA